In Streptomyces sp. NBC_00414, a single window of DNA contains:
- a CDS encoding ROK family transcriptional regulator: protein MTEKSAVHRRGFTGISSLAERVLELLASGQATTRTELAALLGAAPSTISLTVGQLLAHGLVAEQGTRSSTGGRPRKVLRLGGNEGYAVAADLGGRHARIGVVLPGGGCTEVSTVPFSAAEGPEVALPALAETLEALAERRGRDLLRGVGLCMPGPVDVGQGVVTLPSRMPGWNGFPVRDWLEDRFGVPAAIENDANCMAVGEHSVQPADRRQSIMVKMGSAIGAGVIADGRLYRGATGAAGEITHARVEAGHDIPCSCGNTGCLETVASGAALVRILRERGLDVESIDDVVRLATDADPQATRAVRQAGHYLGMVLSANVNFFNPDAVYLGGLLSTLEPFVAAVRSRLYEGCHPLVTTHLVIERASLGADAGLVGAGQFALQRALANALHAVTGTTPAHP from the coding sequence ATGACTGAAAAAAGTGCGGTGCATCGCCGAGGCTTCACGGGCATCTCCTCGCTGGCCGAACGCGTCCTCGAACTCCTCGCCTCCGGCCAGGCGACGACCCGCACGGAACTCGCCGCTCTGCTGGGCGCCGCGCCGTCCACGATCTCCCTCACGGTCGGGCAGCTCCTGGCGCACGGCCTGGTCGCCGAGCAGGGCACACGGTCCTCGACCGGCGGACGGCCCCGCAAGGTGCTCAGGCTCGGCGGGAACGAGGGGTACGCCGTCGCGGCCGACCTCGGCGGACGCCACGCGCGGATCGGGGTCGTCCTGCCCGGCGGTGGGTGCACCGAGGTCTCCACCGTGCCGTTCTCGGCGGCGGAGGGGCCCGAGGTGGCGCTCCCGGCCCTCGCCGAGACCCTGGAGGCCCTCGCCGAGCGCCGGGGCCGCGATCTGCTGCGCGGGGTCGGCCTCTGCATGCCGGGCCCGGTCGATGTCGGGCAGGGTGTCGTGACGCTGCCCTCGCGGATGCCCGGCTGGAACGGGTTCCCCGTCCGCGACTGGCTGGAGGACCGGTTCGGCGTGCCCGCCGCGATCGAGAACGACGCCAACTGCATGGCCGTGGGCGAGCACAGTGTCCAGCCCGCCGACCGCCGCCAGTCGATCATGGTGAAGATGGGCTCGGCGATCGGCGCGGGTGTCATCGCCGACGGGCGGCTGTACCGGGGCGCGACCGGCGCCGCGGGCGAGATCACCCACGCCCGGGTCGAGGCCGGCCACGACATCCCCTGCTCCTGCGGCAACACCGGCTGTCTGGAGACCGTCGCCTCGGGCGCGGCGCTCGTCCGGATCCTGCGCGAACGCGGCCTGGACGTCGAGTCCATCGACGACGTCGTACGCCTGGCCACCGACGCCGACCCGCAGGCGACCCGTGCCGTCCGGCAGGCCGGCCACTACCTGGGCATGGTCCTGTCCGCGAACGTCAACTTCTTCAACCCCGACGCCGTGTACCTCGGCGGCCTGCTCTCCACGCTCGAACCGTTCGTCGCCGCCGTCCGCAGCCGGCTGTACGAAGGATGCCACCCCCTCGTCACCACGCACCTGGTGATCGAGCGGGCGAGCCTCGGCGCCGACGCGGGACTCGTCGGAGCGGGCCAGTTCGCACTCCAACGGGCCCTGGCGAACGCCCTTCATGCGGTCACCGGAACCACCCCCGCCCACCCCTGA
- a CDS encoding peptide ABC transporter substrate-binding protein: MSPARTTLVAGAVVSAGTLLLAGCSGSNDPSSASPDSINYALPANFTPNWILPIGTAAHLNTNNNSIAESLWEPLIAYDGSTGKIAWNKAGSVATGADFAPDGKSVKITLGERSWSDGKPITSRDVEFWFNLIKANKAQWAGYNPGKAPDNWTSFKAVDDRHFTITFDKAYNSQWMLANQLSSINPLPQHVWDKAGASAQVSDADRTAAGAKKVWTYLNSAAKNISGYDSDALWKTVSGPYSVKSFATSGKVVLAANKKYDGGEKPGIATVNLLPFTTAEAEKNALRSGSVDYGYIEATDLDQKDRFTAQGYTVKPWSGWAITYMPYNFNNPAMGAVFKQLYARQAVQRSIDQSGLSKVIFNGTAVPGYGPVPQAQSSDFVSPEQKANPYPFSTKAARELLTGHGWTERGGVMVCTEPGTGDAQCGEGVDKGTKFEMGVLSQSGSTVTDNMMSAIQSSLEKTGIKFSIKTAPVNSVLSQTPQCTSGQSVCKWQLSFFGTAGSWYFNAFPTGDSLFQTKGGSNFGNYSNPDVDKLITASTTSTSTQPVRDYSAAVAKDLPVIWLPAPDYQISVVRNGLGGFSQDSLADFHPAQWKWTK, encoded by the coding sequence ATGTCCCCTGCTCGTACGACGCTCGTCGCCGGTGCCGTCGTCTCGGCGGGCACACTGCTGCTCGCGGGCTGCTCCGGCTCGAACGACCCGTCCTCCGCGTCCCCCGACTCGATCAACTACGCGCTGCCCGCCAACTTCACGCCGAACTGGATCCTGCCGATCGGCACGGCCGCACACCTCAACACCAACAACAACTCCATCGCCGAGAGCCTGTGGGAACCGCTGATCGCGTACGACGGCTCGACCGGGAAGATCGCCTGGAACAAGGCGGGTTCGGTCGCCACCGGCGCGGACTTCGCACCGGACGGCAAGAGCGTCAAGATCACACTCGGTGAGCGCAGCTGGAGCGACGGCAAGCCGATCACCTCGCGTGACGTCGAGTTCTGGTTCAACCTCATCAAGGCGAACAAGGCGCAGTGGGCGGGCTACAACCCGGGCAAGGCGCCGGACAACTGGACCTCGTTCAAGGCCGTCGACGACCGGCACTTCACGATCACCTTCGACAAGGCCTACAACTCCCAGTGGATGCTGGCCAATCAGCTGAGCAGCATCAATCCGCTGCCGCAGCACGTGTGGGACAAGGCCGGCGCGTCCGCGCAGGTGTCCGACGCGGACCGGACCGCAGCGGGCGCGAAAAAAGTCTGGACGTATCTCAACTCCGCCGCGAAGAACATCTCCGGCTACGACTCGGACGCGCTGTGGAAGACCGTCAGCGGCCCGTACTCGGTCAAGTCCTTCGCCACGTCCGGGAAGGTCGTGCTCGCCGCCAACAAGAAGTACGACGGCGGTGAGAAGCCCGGCATCGCGACCGTGAACCTGCTGCCCTTCACGACGGCGGAGGCCGAGAAGAACGCGCTGCGCTCCGGGAGCGTCGACTACGGGTACATCGAGGCGACCGACCTCGACCAGAAGGACCGGTTCACCGCGCAGGGCTACACGGTCAAGCCGTGGTCCGGCTGGGCGATCACCTACATGCCGTACAACTTCAACAACCCGGCCATGGGCGCCGTGTTCAAGCAGCTGTACGCGCGCCAGGCGGTGCAGCGGTCGATCGACCAGAGCGGTCTGTCCAAGGTCATCTTCAACGGGACGGCCGTGCCCGGCTACGGCCCGGTCCCGCAGGCACAGTCCTCCGACTTCGTCTCGCCGGAGCAGAAGGCCAACCCGTACCCGTTCTCGACGAAGGCGGCCCGGGAACTGCTCACCGGTCACGGCTGGACCGAGCGGGGCGGGGTGATGGTCTGTACGGAGCCGGGAACCGGCGACGCGCAGTGCGGTGAAGGCGTCGACAAGGGAACGAAGTTCGAGATGGGCGTGCTGTCGCAGTCCGGCTCGACCGTCACCGACAACATGATGAGCGCGATCCAGTCCTCGCTGGAGAAGACCGGCATCAAGTTCTCGATCAAGACCGCACCGGTCAACTCGGTGCTCTCGCAGACCCCGCAGTGCACCTCGGGCCAGTCGGTCTGCAAGTGGCAGCTCTCGTTCTTCGGCACGGCCGGCAGCTGGTACTTCAACGCCTTCCCGACCGGCGACTCGCTGTTCCAGACCAAGGGCGGCTCCAACTTCGGCAACTACTCGAACCCCGACGTCGACAAGCTGATCACCGCGTCCACCACGTCGACGTCCACGCAGCCCGTACGGGACTACAGCGCGGCCGTCGCCAAGGACCTGCCGGTCATCTGGCTCCCGGCGCCCGACTACCAGATCTCGGTCGTCAGGAACGGCCTCGGCGGTTTCTCGCAGGACTCGCTCGCCGACTTCCACCCGGCGCAGTGGAAGTGGACCAAGTGA
- a CDS encoding ABC transporter permease has translation MDMALYLIRRVLQSLVVILIVTVVVFCLLHALPGGPARGILGPQATAQQIAAFNHEQGLDRPLPVQYLHYLHTLLRGDLGTSYTLNEAVSRLIEQRLPKTLVLTVLSAFLGLLLAIPLGMWQAVRRNRPVDYVITTLSFVAYATPVYFLGLVLVLVFTQVLDWFPSQAPQGETLADVFAQPEALVLPVVAGAASMVAVFSRYMRAATLENLQEDYVRTARAGGSRPGAILRRHVLRNSLTPVVAMLGYYVPVLFGGALVVEQLFNYPGMGLLFWSAAQSSDYPVLLGCVLVISVATVIGTLLADVVQRLIDPRTKAGRT, from the coding sequence ATGGACATGGCTCTCTACCTGATCCGGCGGGTCCTCCAGTCCCTCGTGGTGATCCTCATCGTCACGGTCGTCGTCTTCTGCCTGCTGCACGCGCTGCCCGGGGGCCCCGCACGCGGGATCCTCGGCCCGCAGGCGACGGCCCAGCAGATCGCCGCGTTCAACCACGAACAGGGCCTCGACCGCCCGCTCCCCGTCCAGTACCTCCACTACCTGCACACGCTGCTCCGGGGCGACCTCGGCACCTCGTACACGCTCAACGAGGCGGTCTCGCGGCTCATCGAGCAGCGGCTGCCGAAGACACTCGTCCTGACGGTGCTGTCCGCGTTCCTCGGGCTGCTGCTCGCGATCCCGCTCGGCATGTGGCAGGCGGTCCGCCGCAACAGGCCGGTGGACTACGTCATCACGACGCTGAGCTTCGTCGCGTACGCGACTCCCGTGTACTTCCTGGGACTTGTGCTGGTCCTCGTGTTCACACAGGTGCTGGACTGGTTCCCCTCCCAGGCGCCACAGGGTGAGACGCTCGCCGACGTGTTCGCGCAGCCCGAGGCGCTGGTGCTGCCGGTGGTGGCGGGCGCGGCCTCGATGGTCGCCGTGTTCAGCCGCTACATGCGCGCCGCGACGCTGGAGAACCTCCAGGAGGACTACGTACGGACCGCGCGGGCCGGCGGCTCGCGGCCGGGCGCGATCCTGCGGCGGCACGTCCTGCGCAACTCCCTCACCCCCGTCGTCGCGATGCTCGGCTACTACGTGCCCGTGCTCTTCGGCGGCGCGCTCGTCGTCGAGCAGCTCTTCAACTATCCGGGAATGGGGCTGCTGTTCTGGAGCGCCGCGCAGTCCTCGGACTATCCGGTGCTGCTCGGCTGTGTGCTCGTCATCTCCGTCGCGACCGTCATCGGCACCCTGCTGGCCGATGTCGTACAGCGGCTCATCGACCCCCGGACGAAGGCGGGCAGGACATGA
- a CDS encoding ABC transporter permease has protein sequence MSAVLRAEAPTLVPATGYRLSVRRFARNRLAVAGLAVVVLFLLFCFVGPLLYSTDQTHTDLTRVNLSPGGAHWLGTDAVGHDELGRLMSGGRVSLLVGLAAGLLATVIGTLWGAVAGYAGGWVDAVMMRVVDAGIAIPALFVLLVVSAITTPDALGLILILGLVSWLVPSRLVRAETLTLKSRDYVLTLRAIGGTHGRAIFRHILPNSVSTIVVAATFQVADAILLVAYVSYLGLGVQPPSTDWGGMLSAGLTAAYSGRWWLIVPPGLAIILVVCAFNAVGDGLRDAFDVKGRA, from the coding sequence ATGAGTGCCGTACTCCGGGCCGAGGCGCCCACGCTGGTGCCGGCCACCGGATACCGCCTGTCCGTGCGGCGGTTCGCGCGCAACAGGCTCGCGGTGGCCGGGCTGGCGGTGGTCGTCCTCTTCCTGCTCTTCTGCTTCGTGGGCCCGCTGCTGTACTCCACCGACCAGACCCACACGGACCTGACCCGGGTGAACCTCTCCCCCGGCGGCGCGCACTGGCTCGGCACGGACGCGGTCGGGCACGACGAGCTCGGACGGCTGATGTCCGGCGGGCGGGTCTCGCTGCTCGTCGGGCTCGCGGCGGGGCTCCTCGCCACCGTCATCGGCACGCTGTGGGGCGCCGTCGCCGGGTACGCGGGCGGCTGGGTGGACGCCGTCATGATGCGGGTCGTGGACGCGGGGATCGCCATTCCGGCGCTCTTCGTCCTGCTCGTCGTCTCGGCCATCACGACCCCGGACGCCCTCGGGCTGATCCTCATCCTGGGGCTGGTGTCCTGGCTCGTCCCGTCACGGCTCGTACGGGCCGAGACCCTCACCCTGAAGAGCCGGGACTACGTGCTCACCCTGCGCGCGATCGGCGGGACGCACGGCCGGGCGATCTTCCGGCACATCCTGCCGAACTCGGTGTCGACCATCGTCGTCGCGGCCACGTTCCAGGTCGCCGACGCGATCCTGCTCGTCGCCTACGTGTCGTACCTCGGCCTCGGTGTCCAGCCGCCCTCCACCGACTGGGGCGGAATGCTGTCGGCCGGACTCACGGCCGCGTACTCCGGGCGCTGGTGGCTGATCGTGCCACCGGGCCTCGCGATCATCCTCGTCGTGTGCGCGTTCAACGCGGTCGGGGACGGACTGCGGGACGCGTTCGACGTGAAGGGGCGGGCATGA
- a CDS encoding ABC transporter ATP-binding protein, with protein MSDELDAHGILEIDGLGVTFSTETGDVPAVRGVSLRVRPGETLALVGESGSGKSTVALAATGLLPGNARASGRVTVDGTDVVGSTETELSRLRGRTVSMVFQEPATALDPLTRVGAQIAEVVRNHRPVNSRSAAREAVALLRRVGIPDPERRASAYPFQLSGGQRQRVVIAMAIANAPGLLIADEPTTALDVTVQAEILDLLRGLAAASGTGVLLVTHNMGVVADFADRVAVMLEGEIVETGPVEDVLLRPTHEYTKRLLEAVPRLAVAEAHSGAESGADATHGGAAAGPGGEGAAGRKALGSSPGATVPRLAVADPGSEPGSGPGARTRVGPGTGAGTGATHGGAAAGPGGVGVDGAARVGDGAPAGAGDGVVVELRNVSVRFGRGRNAVRALDDVSFTVRPGQTLGLVGESGSGKSTAARVALGLVRPASGTVSLFGTDLGRARGHARRALLSGVGVVLQDPVASLDARMSVAECVAEPLRVHRRGMPAAERLARVTDMLERVRLAPELAHRGPRELSGGQRQRVSLARALVLEPRLLVADEPTSALDVSVQRTVLDVIAELQAELGFACLFVSHDLAVVQRFARHVVVMRAGRVEERGPTATTLTHPATEYTRGLVAAVPVPDPVLQRTRRTRRQAALVAAGTESRT; from the coding sequence ATGAGCGACGAGTTGGACGCGCACGGCATCCTGGAGATCGACGGCCTGGGGGTGACCTTCTCGACGGAGACGGGAGACGTGCCCGCCGTGCGCGGGGTGTCGCTGCGGGTACGGCCCGGGGAGACGCTGGCGCTGGTCGGCGAGTCCGGGTCGGGGAAGTCGACCGTGGCGCTCGCCGCGACGGGGCTGCTGCCGGGGAACGCGCGGGCCTCCGGCCGGGTCACGGTCGACGGCACGGACGTCGTCGGCTCCACCGAGACCGAGCTGTCGCGTTTGCGCGGGCGTACGGTGTCGATGGTGTTCCAGGAGCCCGCCACCGCGCTCGACCCGCTGACCCGGGTCGGGGCGCAGATCGCGGAGGTCGTCCGGAACCACCGGCCGGTCAACTCCCGGTCGGCCGCGCGGGAAGCGGTCGCTCTGCTGCGCCGGGTCGGCATCCCCGATCCGGAGCGGCGGGCGTCCGCGTACCCCTTCCAGCTGTCCGGCGGGCAGCGGCAGCGCGTCGTCATCGCCATGGCGATCGCGAACGCGCCGGGCCTGCTGATCGCCGACGAGCCGACCACGGCTCTCGACGTCACCGTCCAGGCCGAGATCCTGGACCTGCTGCGGGGCCTGGCCGCCGCTTCCGGCACCGGGGTCCTGCTCGTCACCCACAACATGGGCGTCGTGGCCGACTTCGCGGACCGGGTCGCGGTGATGCTGGAGGGCGAGATCGTGGAGACGGGCCCGGTGGAGGACGTCCTGCTCCGCCCCACCCACGAGTACACGAAGCGGCTGCTGGAGGCGGTGCCGCGGCTGGCTGTCGCCGAAGCCCACTCCGGCGCCGAGTCCGGGGCCGACGCCACGCACGGTGGCGCCGCCGCGGGCCCCGGCGGGGAGGGTGCCGCCGGCCGCAAGGCCCTGGGGTCGTCTCCCGGCGCCACGGTGCCCCGACTGGCTGTCGCCGATCCGGGGTCGGAGCCGGGCTCCGGGCCCGGAGCCCGGACCCGAGTCGGGCCCGGGACAGGTGCCGGGACCGGCGCCACGCACGGTGGCGCCGCCGCGGGCCCCGGCGGGGTGGGGGTCGATGGTGCGGCTCGGGTCGGCGACGGCGCTCCGGCCGGCGCCGGAGACGGCGTCGTCGTCGAGCTGCGGAACGTCTCCGTGCGGTTCGGGCGGGGCCGGAACGCCGTGCGGGCCCTCGACGACGTGTCGTTCACCGTCCGGCCCGGCCAGACGCTCGGGCTCGTCGGGGAGTCCGGGTCCGGGAAGTCGACCGCGGCCCGGGTGGCGCTCGGTCTCGTACGGCCCGCCTCCGGCACCGTCTCGCTCTTCGGTACGGACCTCGGGCGGGCCCGGGGCCACGCCCGCCGCGCCCTGCTGTCCGGTGTCGGCGTGGTGCTCCAGGACCCGGTGGCCTCGCTGGACGCCCGGATGAGCGTGGCGGAGTGCGTGGCCGAACCCCTGCGGGTCCACCGCCGGGGCATGCCGGCCGCCGAACGCCTGGCCCGCGTCACGGACATGCTCGAACGGGTGCGGCTCGCCCCGGAGTTGGCGCACCGCGGGCCGCGCGAGCTGTCCGGCGGGCAGCGCCAACGGGTCAGCCTGGCACGGGCCCTGGTGCTCGAACCCCGGCTGCTGGTCGCCGACGAGCCGACCAGCGCGCTGGACGTCAGCGTGCAGCGGACCGTGCTCGACGTGATCGCCGAGCTGCAGGCCGAACTCGGCTTCGCCTGCCTGTTCGTCTCCCACGACCTCGCGGTGGTCCAGCGGTTCGCCCGGCACGTCGTCGTCATGCGGGCGGGCCGCGTCGAGGAGAGGGGCCCCACCGCGACCACGCTCACTCACCCGGCGACGGAGTACACCCGCGGACTCGTCGCGGCCGTGCCCGTACCCGACCCGGTGCTCCAGCGCACGCGCCGCACCCGACGACAGGCCGCGCTCGTCGCCGCCGGAACGGAGAGCCGGACGTGA
- a CDS encoding ROK family protein: MFAGVDIGGTTTQVVLCSAELAVVDGVEVPTPAAAGGAAMVRTALDAMGLLLARSPARLLAVGVGAAGVVDARAGRVLVASDSFHAWAGFEVTATMEAALGVPVFLDNDVNAFLRGEAATGAVAGEPHVLGMTLGTGVGGALWLDGALYEGPHGAAGETGHIPGFGDLPCTCGGRGHLETLASGRSIGARYGERTGHTRTAHAVAEAADRGDPDALAVYGAAGAAVARAILITAGLLDVTTFVIGGGVSHAWALLEPPILTALAAEPPVSGHPVRVVRSRLGNAAVAIGAASRARTESWASRAVRAPLGPA, encoded by the coding sequence GTGTTCGCCGGGGTCGACATCGGCGGCACGACCACCCAGGTCGTGCTCTGCTCGGCCGAACTCGCCGTCGTGGACGGCGTGGAGGTACCCACCCCCGCGGCGGCGGGCGGCGCCGCGATGGTCCGTACGGCGCTCGACGCAATGGGCCTTCTCCTGGCGCGCTCGCCCGCCCGGCTGCTCGCGGTCGGCGTCGGCGCGGCGGGCGTGGTCGACGCGCGCGCCGGACGCGTCCTCGTGGCCAGCGACTCCTTCCACGCCTGGGCGGGCTTCGAGGTGACGGCCACGATGGAGGCGGCGCTCGGCGTACCGGTCTTCCTCGACAACGACGTGAACGCGTTCCTGCGCGGTGAGGCCGCCACGGGCGCCGTCGCGGGCGAACCGCACGTCCTCGGCATGACCCTGGGCACGGGGGTGGGCGGCGCGCTGTGGCTGGACGGCGCCCTGTACGAGGGCCCGCACGGCGCCGCGGGAGAGACCGGCCACATCCCGGGCTTCGGCGACCTCCCGTGCACCTGCGGCGGCCGGGGCCATCTGGAGACCCTCGCCTCGGGCCGCTCCATCGGCGCGCGGTACGGAGAACGCACGGGGCACACCCGCACCGCGCACGCGGTCGCCGAGGCGGCGGACCGCGGCGACCCGGACGCGCTCGCCGTGTACGGGGCCGCGGGCGCGGCGGTGGCCCGCGCGATCCTGATCACGGCGGGCCTGCTGGACGTCACGACCTTCGTGATCGGCGGCGGGGTCAGCCATGCCTGGGCCCTCCTGGAGCCGCCCATCCTGACCGCCCTGGCCGCCGAACCCCCCGTCAGCGGCCACCCCGTCCGGGTCGTCCGCAGCCGCCTCGGCAACGCGGCCGTCGCCATCGGCGCCGCGTCCCGGGCCCGTACGGAGTCGTGGGCGTCCCGGGCGGTCCGGGCTCCGCTGGGGCCTGCCTGA
- a CDS encoding substrate-binding domain-containing protein produces MTHTPLRPLPTRSARGTAVAACAAVSLLASGCTGSDGADSDATTAGKAGASGIKVALITHSAPDDAFWERVRKGAEDAAAKDGIDLAYESDPDAAGQAKLVREAVADKVDGIAVTLAKPEAMKSAVAAAKAAGIPVVGLNSGIDAWKSGGLLQYFGQDESVAGRAVGDKLDSLRAKHALCVIHERGNVAVEARCAGVKKTFGGRTDLLYVDGTDEDALTDSVAAALRQDPTIDEVVMNGAQFALEAVKSVKDAGSKAEIATFDLNNDIVKSVQSGDVQFAVDQQPYLQGYLAVDAFWLYRTNGNVSGGGEEPVLTGPAFVTKENVASVAKFAANGTR; encoded by the coding sequence ATGACCCACACTCCCCTCCGCCCCCTTCCCACCAGATCAGCGCGCGGTACCGCCGTGGCCGCCTGCGCCGCCGTCTCCCTGCTCGCGTCCGGCTGCACCGGTTCCGACGGGGCGGACTCGGACGCCACCACGGCGGGCAAGGCGGGCGCCTCCGGGATCAAGGTCGCCCTCATCACCCACAGCGCCCCGGACGACGCGTTCTGGGAGCGGGTGCGCAAGGGCGCCGAGGACGCGGCCGCCAAGGACGGCATCGACCTGGCGTACGAGAGCGACCCCGACGCGGCGGGCCAGGCGAAGCTGGTGCGCGAGGCGGTCGCCGACAAGGTCGACGGCATCGCGGTGACCCTGGCCAAGCCGGAGGCGATGAAGAGCGCGGTCGCCGCGGCCAAGGCCGCGGGCATCCCGGTGGTCGGCCTCAACTCCGGTATCGACGCCTGGAAGTCAGGCGGTCTGCTGCAGTACTTCGGCCAGGACGAGAGCGTCGCGGGCCGGGCCGTCGGCGACAAGCTGGACTCGCTGCGCGCGAAGCACGCCCTGTGCGTCATCCACGAGCGGGGCAACGTGGCCGTGGAGGCCCGCTGCGCCGGTGTGAAGAAGACCTTCGGCGGCCGGACCGACCTGCTCTACGTGGACGGCACCGACGAGGACGCGCTGACCGACTCCGTGGCCGCCGCGCTGCGCCAGGACCCGACCATCGACGAAGTCGTGATGAACGGCGCCCAGTTCGCCCTGGAGGCCGTCAAGTCGGTGAAGGACGCGGGTAGCAAGGCCGAGATCGCCACGTTCGACCTCAACAACGACATCGTCAAGTCCGTGCAGAGCGGGGATGTGCAGTTCGCCGTCGACCAACAGCCCTACCTGCAGGGATACCTGGCCGTGGACGCGTTCTGGCTGTACCGGACCAACGGCAACGTCAGCGGCGGCGGCGAGGAACCGGTGCTGACCGGACCGGCGTTCGTCACCAAGGAGAACGTCGCCTCGGTCGCCAAGTTCGCGGCCAACGGGACCCGCTGA